The segment CGAATCGATATCGCTCAGCAGCAAGGCATTCGCTCCCAATCCCGGTCTGCCGCCGGATAAACTGCCGGCTTAAGCCGGGCCTGCACGACCGACAAGCCGCCTCACTCCGCTGTCCACGAACCCTCGCTGCGCGGATCGGCCGCGCCGATCCAGCGGCCGCCCACCCGCTTGGCGGCGTTGGCCTTGAAACCGGGCGGGCGCACCGCGACGGTGTGCCCCAGCGCATGGAGCTGATCGGCCATGCCGGCGAGTGCGGTGCCCTGTTCCAGATAAACCGTGTCGCCGGGGCTGAACAGCACCGGCAGCGCCAGCGCCGGTTGCGGCTCCATGCCAAAATCGAGCATCGCGATCAGGTTCTTGGCGGTCTGCACCGGGATCGTCGCGCCCCCCGCCGCGCCAACCGCGATCAGCAGGCGCCCCTGCGCATCGTACACCAGCGTCGGGCTCATCGAGCTGCGTGGCCGTTTGCCGCCTTCCACCCGGTTAGCGACCATCACGCCGTTCTTCGCCGGAGTCATGCTGAAATCGGTCAGCTCGTTGTTGAGGTAGAAGCCGCCGAACACCAGCCCCGAGCCGAACCCGCTTTCGATCGTGGAGGTATAGCTGACCGCGTTCCCCCACCGGTCCAGGGCGACGAAGTGCGAGGTGCCGTTCTCTTCGGGCTCGTCGCCATCGGCCAGGGCCAGCGCGCCGGGCACCGGACCTGCGGGGGGCGTCGGCATCGTGCGATCGGGCGCAATCAGCGCGCCGCGCGCGGCCAGGTATGCCGGATCGGTCATGCCGGTCACGGGCACGGGGATGAAGTCGCTGTCGGCGCTGAACTTCTCGCGGTCGGCGTAGGCGAGCCGCTGCGATTCGGCGAACAGGTGCCAGAAGGTCGGGCTGTCGGGGCCAAGCGCGGCCAGATCAAACCGCTCGAGCTGCTTGAGAATCGCATAGACCGTGGTCGCGCCGGACGAAGGCGGGCCCATCCCGCAGATGCGATACGTACGATAGGTGCCGCACACCGGCGGGCGCTCCTTCGCCTCGTACGCGGCGAGGTCGCCGGCATTCAGCGGGCGCGGGCGCGGGGTATCGGCGGCCACCTCGGCGGCGAGCGCGGCGGCTGCCGGCCCCTGGTAGAAGCTGTCCGCGCCCGCTTTCGCCAGCCGCTCCAGCGTGGCGGCGAGCGCCGGGTTGCGCACGGTGGTACCAACCGCCAGCGGCTGTCCGTCGGCGCCATAGAACAGCGCCCGGCCATCGGCATCGCGGGCACCGGTGGCGCGGCCGGAGGCAAGTGCTTCGCGGAATCGTTCGGTGATCTGGAAACCGTCGCGCGACAACGCGATCGCCGGCGCGAACAGCTTCGCCCAGCCAAGCCGACCGTGTTCCCGGTGCGCCAGTTCGGCCAGGCGAAGATTGCCGGGAACGCCCACGGACAGCCCGCTCGCCTGCGCCTGGCCGAACGGCAGCGGCTTGCCATCGGGGCCAAGGAACCAGTCACCGGTCGCGCCCGCGGGGGCTTTCTCGCGGCCGTCAATGGTCTCCACCTCGCCCGCCGCGTTGCCGTGCACATAGAATCCGCCGCCGCCGATGCCCGAGCTTTGCGGCTCGACCACCGTCAGCGCCAGCATCGTGGCGATCGCCGCGTCGGTTGCGCTGCCGCCCTGGCGCAGCATCACCATGCCGGCTTCGACCGCGCGCGGATCGGCGGCGGATACCAGGCCGACGTCGGGCGCCAACGGAGCGGCAGCCTGGGGGGCGGGAAGGGTGGCGCAGGCCGCGAGCAGCGGCAGCGCGGCGAGCATCGGGATAAAGCGGCGCAGCATGGCTGGCAGCGCTACTCCGTCCCGACCGCCTCCGCAATCGAAGCGAATCCGTCGCGGCGCATCAGGTGTTCCAGACCCCGGGTCATGCGGCGGGCGAGGCCGGGACCTTCGTACACCAGCGCGCTGTAAAGCTGCACCAGGCTGCCCCCGGCGCGAATGCGCTGCCAGGCCTGCTCCGCGCTGGCGATTCCGCCGACGCCGATCAGCGGCAGCTCGGCGCCCGCGATGGCGCGGAAGCGGCGCATCTGCGCCAGCGCCAGGTCGTGCAGCGGAGCGCCCGACAGCCCGCCGGTCTCGCCGGCGTCACGCGACGACAGGGTGGGCCGGGACACCGTGGTATTGGCGACGATCAGCGCGGCGATGCCGTGGTCCAGCGCGGCGCGGACGATCCGTTCGTGATCGCCGCCTGTCAGATCGGGCGCGACCTTCAGGAACACCGGCGGATCGCCCGCGCGCCGCTCGCCCGCAATGGCGGAGAGGAGCGCGGCCAGTTCCCCTTCCGCCTGCAGGTCGCGCAGACCCGGCGTGTTGGGGGAGCTGATGTTGATGGTCAGGTAATCGGCCAGCGGCGCGAACGTGCGGATGCCGGCCACGTAATCGGCGATGCGGTCGGGCGTATCCTTGTTCGCGCCCACGTTGACGCCGACCACCCCCACCCGGCGCCGCCGGGCGAGCCGCGCCACCGCCGCCTGCGCCCCGGCGTTGTTGAATCCCATCCGGTTGATGACCCCGCGATCCTGCGTCAGCCGGAACAGGCGGGGGCGGGGGTTGCCGGGCTGCGGGAAGGGAGTGACCGAACCCACCTCGACAAAGCCGAAGCCCAGCCCCAGCATCGCGTCGGGCACCTCGGCGTTCTTGTCGAAACCCGCCGCCAGGCCGACCGGGTTGGGGAACCGTACGCCCGCGATCTCCGACCCCAGCGGGCCGTCAGCCGGCGGCGCGCGGTCCGGGGCCAGCCGCAGCGCCGCGATCGTCAGCCGGTGGGCGGTTTCGGGCTCGAGCGCGAACAGCGCGGGGGCGGCGAGGCGATAGAACACGCCGGAGGCTATGGCGCGGGCGGCATGGGCTGTCGAGCGCCCGGCAATCGTCCGGACCAGCGGGCGCGGCGGCTGTCGCTTTTATACAATCCCGCCGATGGGGAATCGGCTAGGCAGCGGGCGCGACCCGAAGGGCTCGAAGCTTGCGAGCGACGAGTTCCTTGACTTCAAGGCGGCTCCGGCACCAGTCGGGGCCGCTTTTTCGTGCGGCGCCTGACGCGTCAGGCGAGCTTGAGGCCCTCCTTGTTCATCGCC is part of the Altererythrobacter sp. TH136 genome and harbors:
- the ggt gene encoding gamma-glutamyltransferase; this translates as MLRRFIPMLAALPLLAACATLPAPQAAAPLAPDVGLVSAADPRAVEAGMVMLRQGGSATDAAIATMLALTVVEPQSSGIGGGGFYVHGNAAGEVETIDGREKAPAGATGDWFLGPDGKPLPFGQAQASGLSVGVPGNLRLAELAHREHGRLGWAKLFAPAIALSRDGFQITERFREALASGRATGARDADGRALFYGADGQPLAVGTTVRNPALAATLERLAKAGADSFYQGPAAAALAAEVAADTPRPRPLNAGDLAAYEAKERPPVCGTYRTYRICGMGPPSSGATTVYAILKQLERFDLAALGPDSPTFWHLFAESQRLAYADREKFSADSDFIPVPVTGMTDPAYLAARGALIAPDRTMPTPPAGPVPGALALADGDEPEENGTSHFVALDRWGNAVSYTSTIESGFGSGLVFGGFYLNNELTDFSMTPAKNGVMVANRVEGGKRPRSSMSPTLVYDAQGRLLIAVGAAGGATIPVQTAKNLIAMLDFGMEPQPALALPVLFSPGDTVYLEQGTALAGMADQLHALGHTVAVRPPGFKANAAKRVGGRWIGAADPRSEGSWTAE
- a CDS encoding quinone-dependent dihydroorotate dehydrogenase is translated as MFYRLAAPALFALEPETAHRLTIAALRLAPDRAPPADGPLGSEIAGVRFPNPVGLAAGFDKNAEVPDAMLGLGFGFVEVGSVTPFPQPGNPRPRLFRLTQDRGVINRMGFNNAGAQAAVARLARRRRVGVVGVNVGANKDTPDRIADYVAGIRTFAPLADYLTINISSPNTPGLRDLQAEGELAALLSAIAGERRAGDPPVFLKVAPDLTGGDHERIVRAALDHGIAALIVANTTVSRPTLSSRDAGETGGLSGAPLHDLALAQMRRFRAIAGAELPLIGVGGIASAEQAWQRIRAGGSLVQLYSALVYEGPGLARRMTRGLEHLMRRDGFASIAEAVGTE